In one Bacillus sp. Marseille-P3661 genomic region, the following are encoded:
- a CDS encoding ECF transporter S component — protein sequence MERRKLLLIAISLLLLLLLYFTIVHGGEHYLLISICILIAAMLPFFLRFERKNLDARSLVLVAILSAVAAVSRVPFAVLPSVQPTSFVIIMSGLVFGAESGFMIGAIAAIVSNLFLGQGPWTPWQMFAWGMIGLSAGLMKDWLWSKNKILLLSFGFIWGFLFGWIMNLWYMVGFVENITLDMILTAMATSFYFDMAHAISNVVFLAVFSTKWNTILERFKVKYGLLNPKSTNVKV from the coding sequence ATGGAACGTCGCAAGCTACTCTTAATAGCAATTAGTCTACTTTTGCTGCTATTGTTATACTTTACAATAGTACATGGCGGTGAGCATTATTTACTTATAAGCATCTGTATATTAATTGCTGCTATGTTGCCTTTTTTTTTACGATTTGAGCGAAAAAACCTAGATGCCAGAAGTTTAGTACTTGTAGCCATATTATCTGCTGTAGCAGCTGTAAGTCGCGTTCCATTTGCAGTATTGCCAAGTGTTCAGCCAACATCTTTTGTTATCATCATGTCAGGTCTTGTTTTTGGTGCTGAATCAGGCTTTATGATTGGTGCAATTGCAGCAATAGTTTCAAATTTATTTCTGGGACAAGGCCCCTGGACACCATGGCAAATGTTTGCTTGGGGAATGATTGGACTTTCAGCTGGACTAATGAAAGATTGGCTTTGGTCAAAAAATAAAATACTATTGCTATCATTTGGATTTATCTGGGGATTTCTATTTGGATGGATTATGAACTTATGGTATATGGTGGGGTTTGTTGAAAACATTACGTTAGACATGATTCTAACGGCGATGGCTACCAGTTTCTATTTCGACATGGCTCACGCAATCTCTAACGTAGTCTTCTTAGCAGTATTTAGCACAAAGTGGAATACAATCTTGGAACGTTTTAAGGTTAAATATGGATTATTAAATCCTAAATCTACTAATGTCAAGGTATAA
- a CDS encoding ABC transporter ATP-binding protein has translation MALLEVKNLSFTYAGDNQKTLTNVSLDIREGEIIVLCGPTGSGKTTLLKHMKKEISPIGTTNGTILYNGIELDGLSSWTTAKEIGIVFQDPENQIVTSTVWHELAFSLENYGYSSHEMRKKVAEMATFFGLEDWLNRSVHELSGGQKQLVNLASILLLQPRLLLLDEPTAQLDPIATREFLQMIQRVNQEFSTTMVIIEHRLEDVFPIADRVILLERGEIILDDAPQSVIAKITENQEYFHYLPEVTKLYLSMNVSAFDSVPITVKEGKQWLNSISSQDEPILKNMQIQEEIDINSENILECKDVFFQYNSGEKLILEGVNYSIKKGQFAAIIGGNGAGKSTLLKLLAGLTAPKRGKVLLNGKPIMKIRAEDRYKKIGYLSQNPLALFTQDTVAEELKLVVEQMQNKSTQQSLEDSIHFFGLEKALQHHPYDLSGGEKQKLALACILLKEPSILLIDEPTKGLDPTFKREIGELLKKLQKNGLTILMVTHDIEFTSRYTDYCSLLFAGNIVAEGTPQQMFSNNYFYTTSINRLVRQYAPKALNYEDVVKLWNVASYS, from the coding sequence ATGGCTTTACTAGAAGTGAAGAATTTGTCTTTCACATATGCGGGTGATAATCAAAAAACATTAACAAATGTATCCCTTGATATCAGAGAAGGTGAAATTATTGTATTATGTGGCCCAACCGGTTCAGGCAAAACAACTTTATTGAAACATATGAAGAAAGAGATTTCACCGATTGGAACTACAAATGGGACAATTTTATATAATGGAATTGAATTAGATGGACTATCATCATGGACTACTGCTAAAGAAATTGGGATTGTATTTCAAGACCCCGAAAATCAAATAGTGACAAGCACAGTATGGCATGAATTAGCCTTCTCGTTGGAAAACTATGGATACAGTTCGCATGAAATGCGAAAAAAAGTCGCTGAGATGGCAACCTTTTTTGGGTTAGAGGATTGGTTAAATCGATCCGTTCACGAACTTTCAGGAGGGCAGAAACAGCTTGTTAATTTAGCATCTATTCTCCTGCTACAACCACGGTTATTGCTTTTAGATGAACCGACAGCTCAATTAGATCCGATAGCAACTCGAGAATTTCTGCAGATGATTCAACGTGTTAATCAAGAGTTTTCAACAACAATGGTTATTATCGAGCATCGGCTGGAAGATGTATTTCCAATTGCAGACAGGGTGATTTTGCTTGAGCGAGGGGAGATTATTCTTGATGATGCTCCACAGTCTGTTATAGCGAAAATAACTGAAAACCAAGAGTACTTTCACTATTTGCCTGAAGTTACTAAGTTATATTTGTCAATGAACGTATCTGCTTTTGATTCGGTTCCAATCACTGTTAAAGAAGGTAAGCAGTGGTTGAATAGTATATCCTCTCAAGATGAACCTATACTAAAAAACATGCAGATTCAAGAAGAAATAGATATAAACAGTGAAAATATTCTTGAGTGTAAGGACGTGTTTTTTCAATATAACTCTGGTGAAAAGTTGATACTTGAAGGCGTAAATTATTCCATTAAAAAAGGACAATTTGCGGCGATTATTGGTGGAAATGGTGCAGGAAAGTCAACACTATTGAAATTGTTGGCAGGCTTAACTGCGCCAAAACGTGGTAAGGTGTTGTTAAATGGAAAACCGATTATGAAAATAAGAGCGGAGGATCGCTATAAAAAGATAGGCTATTTGTCGCAAAATCCGCTAGCTTTATTTACTCAAGATACGGTTGCAGAAGAACTTAAATTAGTAGTAGAGCAGATGCAGAATAAATCAACACAACAATCGCTTGAAGATAGCATTCACTTTTTTGGATTGGAAAAAGCACTTCAGCACCATCCTTATGACTTAAGCGGTGGGGAAAAGCAAAAACTGGCCCTTGCTTGTATTCTATTAAAAGAGCCTTCAATATTGTTAATTGATGAACCCACAAAAGGATTAGATCCTACCTTTAAAAGAGAGATCGGTGAATTACTAAAGAAGTTACAAAAAAATGGATTGACGATTCTAATGGTTACACATGATATAGAGTTTACAAGTAGGTATACTGATTATTGCTCACTGCTGTTTGCAGGAAATATTGTCGCAGAGGGTACGCCGCAACAGATGTTTAGCAATAATTACTTTTATACAACCTCGATTAATCGATTAGTCCGGCAGTATGCTCCAAAAGCACTAAATTACGAGGATGTGGTCAAACTATGGAACGTCGCAAGCTACTCTTAA
- a CDS encoding energy-coupling factor transporter transmembrane component T yields the protein MKYYDGFNALHPFVGLIYYVGVFVLSMIFLHPYFLLSALTAVILLNIFHDRARKLQKGLFFFLFLSFVILVINPLFSHRGATILFYFLDQPITLESIMYGLMMMLSILVLLIAFISFNFIISEDKFIFLFSSFAPRTALLIMMSFRFVPLLKRRLTEISLIQETRGISVRTGNLKQRANAGMNILHILLAWSLEEALQTADSMKARGYGVGKRSSFFTYRFHRRDIIYLTWFVFLSVTLVSAGVLGFGTLEIYPQLESLKLSRSEQYIFGVFLVFIFTPHLIEGRERLRWLY from the coding sequence ATGAAATATTACGATGGCTTTAACGCTTTACATCCTTTCGTTGGCCTTATTTATTATGTAGGAGTATTTGTCTTAAGTATGATATTTCTACATCCTTATTTTTTATTAAGTGCTTTAACTGCTGTTATTCTTTTAAATATTTTTCACGACCGAGCGAGAAAATTACAAAAAGGATTGTTTTTTTTCCTTTTTTTAAGTTTCGTCATTTTGGTGATCAATCCGCTTTTTTCTCATCGTGGGGCGACGATATTATTCTATTTTTTAGATCAACCGATTACCTTAGAAAGCATCATGTACGGCTTGATGATGATGTTATCCATCCTTGTATTATTGATTGCGTTTATATCTTTTAATTTTATTATCTCTGAAGATAAATTTATTTTTTTATTTTCATCATTTGCTCCCAGAACAGCCTTATTAATTATGATGTCATTTCGATTTGTTCCACTTTTAAAAAGAAGACTAACAGAAATCTCACTTATTCAGGAAACGAGAGGAATATCAGTTAGAACGGGTAATTTAAAGCAGAGAGCAAATGCTGGCATGAATATATTGCATATTTTGCTTGCATGGTCATTAGAAGAGGCTTTACAAACAGCTGATTCAATGAAAGCACGTGGATATGGTGTAGGCAAGCGGAGCTCTTTTTTTACGTATCGTTTTCATAGGAGGGATATCATTTACCTAACCTGGTTTGTTTTCCTTAGTGTAACATTAGTTTCGGCTGGGGTGTTGGGGTTTGGTACATTGGAAATTTACCCACAGCTTGAATCACTTAAACTATCACGGTCAGAGCAGTATATATTCGGGGTTTTCCTAGTATTTATTTTCACGCCACATTTGATTGAAGGAAGGGAACGATTACGATGGCTTTACTAG
- a CDS encoding DUF4430 domain-containing protein, with the protein MKRIMKLLFFITIIALLLGGCNSNESVATIGDSNQEHQKEQSEEMNQDDQQNAKENLNSEVDQEKAETIKAVPETVKDLEKDLTQETPVTKKVEPSSNTKVENNKPVKQVEKSITNQPTVTQTEKKSEVQSSGSSEIKESVKEQPTTTETPTTSINQVTMIIKADAETGVILNPTQVLFEKGDTVLDVLKKVTKEKRIQMEYQGSGPTAYIEGIQNLYEFDKGPKSGWMYNVNGTFKKMGAGTAEVKAGDRIEWVYTLDLGKDVGANK; encoded by the coding sequence ATGAAACGAATCATGAAACTACTGTTTTTCATAACAATAATAGCCTTATTACTAGGCGGTTGTAACTCGAATGAATCGGTGGCGACTATAGGGGACAGTAATCAAGAACACCAAAAGGAACAATCCGAGGAAATGAATCAAGACGACCAACAAAATGCAAAAGAAAATTTAAACTCCGAAGTTGATCAAGAGAAGGCAGAAACTATTAAAGCAGTTCCCGAAACAGTAAAAGATCTGGAAAAAGATTTAACGCAAGAAACACCAGTCACAAAAAAAGTAGAACCAAGTAGCAACACTAAAGTGGAAAATAATAAGCCTGTTAAGCAAGTTGAAAAATCCATTACTAATCAGCCAACTGTAACACAAACAGAGAAGAAGTCTGAAGTACAATCTAGTGGTTCATCTGAAATAAAGGAATCTGTTAAGGAGCAGCCAACAACAACAGAAACTCCAACAACTTCTATAAACCAAGTTACAATGATAATCAAAGCAGATGCTGAGACTGGTGTAATATTAAATCCAACACAGGTGTTGTTTGAAAAAGGAGATACTGTTCTTGATGTATTAAAGAAAGTAACGAAGGAAAAAAGAATTCAAATGGAATATCAAGGAAGTGGTCCAACTGCATATATAGAAGGAATTCAAAATCTTTATGAATTTGATAAAGGACCGAAAAGTGGCTGGATGTATAATGTAAATGGTACTTTTAAAAAAATGGGTGCAGGAACAGCGGAAGTAAAAGCTGGTGACCGGATTGAATGGGTATATACATTGGACCTTGGTAAAGATGTAGGAGCTAATAAGTAA
- a CDS encoding DUF4430 domain-containing protein: MKKFVRLTVLTILVLAQLLTGVNVGVLANTNNEMSLFQQGSDVDTKNEQENPYSIIKDSESPHTRLAYSQNISEEKNTTTDSTITIKVVDKEENLITDELVDITTGETATDVLTKVVGEANIEVSSSGMITSIHGIGTEGTTYFWSFEVDGEPAQVGAGSYEVSPGETIAFKYTNWSTATVKVVDKEGKVITNELVDITTGETATDVLTRVVGEANIEVSSSGMITSIHGIGTEGTTYFWSFEVDGEPAQVGAGSYEVSPGETIAFKYTNWSTATVKVVDKEGKVITNELVDITTGETATDVLTRVVGEANIEVSSSGMITSIHGIGTEGTTYFWSFEVDGEPAQVGAGSYEVSPGETIAFKYTNWSTATVKVVDKEGKVITNELVDITTGETATDVLTRVVGEANIEVSSSGMITSIHGIGTEGTTYFWSFEIDGESAQVGAGSYEVSPGETIAFKYTNWSTATVKVVDKDGNVITNELVDITTGETATDVLTRVVGEANIEVSSSGMITSIHGIGTEGTTYFWSFEVDGEPAQVGAGSYGVTPGKKLEFRYISWDQDSDITEPTNPVDVERDLIEQPTHYDQETLESINQIINSVGSTVLSKGISSDWNAIAVSIAGRQVSQSYLDELVEDVQNRNGTYSSATDYARIILTAKSLGANPESLGGYNLVEKLYNFEELTEYTNNVIYALIAFDSGDYTIPNSAKWSKTQILNSVLEKQNSDGGWSWLGSVSDIDLTGMALTALAPYTNQTNVNSAINDAITWLTKKQQENGGFEVPKGYDPVPSISQAIIGLTSIGVSPSNEEFTKNNNNLITELLNYYKENEMIFYHEKAGSDKATQQALQALVSYKHYIENKGLIYQFKGEFGTSPIGNNPGGDNGPVNNTEQKTVQVIVKGLNGTNILDRTISVTGNPTPYSVLIEAIGTGNVNINGSGSTTYVTGINGLMEFDHGPESGWNYSVNGQFPTASAGAYLLENGDQVRWLYTIDLGNDVGAGSTGPVTTPIDTIVTTEILDEQRKNTEKEIANINEITFENNIPLHQLVNKTVVVIDNDRMTTLVAKKLKEAISNNIIKENRLASPNNETVIADKMNEVTLIIPKNALQTEKTIQVEKLQDQDINKAELVSPIYQFGPKGTTFDKPIFVSIQIPIEISELEDLALVWLNEDTNEWIPIPATVDPKTGIVMGLVNHFTKFAVVDRSKLEPKFKVTNELNMLVNYLQTDQTQSEWEDFGLARLNQTNSQQVLTDIAKKLVEENGTFRKITDYERYALTVAALGGDPTNIANYNLIEKIYNNERMTMQGTNGLIFALIALDSKNYQVPVTAKWTREQILAEILKNQNPDGGFTLVYGEKSDVDITAMALSALAHYKEQENVQTAIDKGIAWLSSVQQTSGGFIADGKENSESASQVIIALAALGTDPQGASFTKANGDVISNLLSYQKNDGGFSNIGGQSSNQIASEQALLALVAFDRFVKNQASLYQLQDESIDENEEVDEAIVNIPSYVDESEISAYALTSVYQAYSTGLMRGVDTKIARFAPKQPLTRAQFTAILMKLLNEQAYEGNETVFEDVKPGQWYYGTVMRAKQLGIVGGVSETLFDANEPVTREQVALLITRAYQLKPQGARNRFTDIDRLNNGSQAAILAIDQFGIMKGTGVQLFSPYSHVTREMGAVIAVRMAEGL; this comes from the coding sequence ATGAAAAAGTTTGTTAGGTTAACAGTTTTAACTATACTTGTGCTTGCCCAGTTGTTAACGGGGGTTAATGTTGGGGTATTGGCAAACACAAATAATGAAATGAGTTTGTTCCAACAAGGATCCGATGTTGATACAAAAAATGAGCAAGAAAATCCTTACTCAATAATAAAAGATTCGGAATCCCCCCATACCCGTCTTGCCTATAGTCAGAATATTTCAGAAGAAAAAAATACAACAACAGATTCAACAATTACAATAAAGGTAGTTGATAAGGAAGAAAATCTTATAACAGATGAATTAGTAGACATAACAACAGGGGAAACGGCTACAGATGTATTAACGAAAGTAGTAGGAGAAGCAAACATTGAAGTTTCCTCATCTGGGATGATTACTTCCATACACGGAATAGGAACAGAGGGAACCACATACTTTTGGTCGTTTGAGGTAGATGGAGAACCAGCTCAAGTAGGAGCAGGAAGTTATGAAGTTTCTCCAGGAGAAACCATAGCATTCAAGTATACTAATTGGTCGACAGCTACAGTCAAGGTAGTAGATAAAGAAGGAAAAGTAATTACAAATGAATTAGTAGACATAACAACAGGGGAAACGGCTACAGATGTATTAACGAGAGTAGTAGGAGAAGCAAACATTGAAGTTTCCTCATCCGGGATGATTACTTCCATACATGGAATAGGAACAGAGGGAACCACATACTTTTGGTCGTTTGAAGTAGATGGAGAACCAGCTCAAGTAGGAGCAGGAAGTTATGAAGTTTCTCCAGGAGAAACCATAGCATTCAAGTATACTAATTGGTCGACAGCTACAGTCAAGGTAGTAGATAAAGAAGGAAAAGTAATTACAAATGAATTAGTAGACATAACAACAGGGGAAACGGCTACAGATGTATTAACGAGAGTAGTAGGAGAAGCAAACATTGAAGTTTCCTCATCCGGGATGATTACTTCCATACATGGAATAGGAACAGAGGGAACCACATACTTTTGGTCGTTTGAAGTAGATGGAGAACCAGCTCAAGTAGGAGCAGGAAGTTATGAAGTTTCTCCAGGAGAAACCATAGCATTCAAGTATACTAATTGGTCGACAGCTACAGTCAAGGTAGTAGATAAAGAAGGAAAAGTAATTACAAATGAATTAGTAGACATAACAACAGGGGAAACTGCTACAGATGTATTAACGAGAGTAGTAGGAGAAGCAAACATTGAAGTTTCCTCATCAGGGATGATTACTTCCATACACGGAATAGGAACAGAGGGAACCACATACTTTTGGTCGTTTGAAATAGATGGAGAATCGGCACAAGTAGGAGCAGGAAGTTATGAAGTTTCTCCAGGAGAAACCATAGCATTCAAGTATACTAATTGGTCGACAGCTACAGTCAAAGTAGTAGATAAAGATGGTAATGTAATTACAAATGAATTAGTAGACATAACAACAGGGGAAACGGCTACAGATGTATTAACGAGAGTAGTAGGAGAAGCAAACATTGAAGTTTCCTCATCCGGGATGATTACTTCCATACATGGAATTGGAACAGAGGGAACCACATACTTTTGGTCGTTTGAAGTAGATGGAGAACCAGCTCAAGTAGGAGCAGGTAGTTATGGAGTTACTCCAGGAAAGAAGTTGGAATTTAGATATATATCTTGGGACCAAGATAGTGATATTACTGAACCTACTAATCCTGTAGATGTAGAACGTGATTTAATTGAACAACCAACCCATTACGACCAAGAAACGTTAGAAAGTATCAACCAAATTATAAATAGTGTTGGTTCAACTGTTTTATCAAAAGGAATTTCTTCAGATTGGAATGCGATTGCAGTTTCAATTGCAGGGCGGCAAGTATCTCAAAGTTATCTGGATGAGTTGGTTGAAGATGTTCAAAACAGAAATGGTACCTATTCTTCCGCTACAGATTATGCACGAATAATATTAACTGCAAAGTCTCTAGGTGCAAATCCTGAAAGTTTAGGTGGTTATAATTTAGTAGAGAAATTATATAATTTTGAAGAACTCACAGAGTACACGAATAATGTAATTTATGCTCTAATTGCTTTTGATAGCGGAGACTATACCATACCAAATAGTGCAAAGTGGTCCAAAACACAAATATTAAACAGTGTGCTTGAAAAACAAAACTCCGACGGAGGATGGAGTTGGCTTGGATCAGTTAGTGACATCGATCTTACAGGGATGGCCTTAACAGCGCTAGCTCCATATACAAATCAAACGAATGTAAATTCAGCAATTAATGATGCAATAACATGGTTAACAAAAAAACAACAAGAAAATGGAGGTTTCGAAGTTCCGAAAGGTTATGATCCGGTACCTTCAATATCACAAGCAATAATTGGTCTAACAAGTATTGGAGTAAGCCCATCTAACGAAGAGTTTACTAAAAACAATAATAATCTAATTACTGAACTACTAAACTATTATAAAGAAAATGAAATGATTTTTTATCATGAAAAAGCTGGTTCAGATAAGGCAACACAGCAAGCATTACAGGCACTAGTATCCTATAAGCATTATATCGAAAATAAAGGTCTGATTTATCAATTTAAAGGTGAATTTGGAACATCCCCGATAGGTAATAATCCAGGAGGGGATAATGGGCCGGTCAATAACACTGAACAAAAAACTGTTCAAGTTATCGTTAAAGGTTTAAATGGTACAAATATACTGGATAGAACCATATCTGTTACTGGAAACCCTACACCATATAGTGTTCTTATCGAAGCTATTGGTACTGGAAATGTAAATATTAATGGTTCAGGCTCTACGACCTATGTAACAGGTATAAATGGGTTAATGGAATTCGATCACGGTCCGGAAAGTGGCTGGAATTATTCTGTCAATGGGCAGTTTCCTACAGCCAGCGCTGGGGCTTATCTGCTTGAAAATGGCGATCAGGTGAGATGGTTATATACTATTGATTTAGGTAATGATGTAGGAGCGGGCTCTACAGGACCAGTAACCACACCAATCGATACAATAGTTACAACAGAAATATTAGATGAACAAAGAAAAAATACTGAAAAAGAAATAGCAAACATAAATGAAATTACATTCGAAAATAATATACCATTACACCAGCTTGTTAATAAAACAGTAGTTGTTATAGATAATGATCGAATGACGACATTGGTGGCAAAAAAACTAAAGGAAGCAATTTCTAACAATATAATAAAAGAAAATAGGTTAGCGTCTCCTAATAATGAAACAGTAATTGCCGATAAAATGAATGAGGTCACTTTAATCATCCCTAAAAACGCATTACAAACTGAAAAGACAATTCAAGTAGAAAAACTACAAGATCAAGACATAAATAAAGCTGAATTAGTTTCTCCAATCTACCAATTTGGACCAAAAGGAACAACATTTGATAAGCCAATATTTGTTTCTATTCAAATCCCTATTGAGATTTCAGAACTAGAAGATCTAGCTTTAGTTTGGTTAAATGAAGATACAAACGAGTGGATTCCTATTCCTGCTACTGTTGACCCTAAAACAGGAATTGTTATGGGGCTAGTTAATCATTTTACAAAATTTGCAGTTGTTGATAGAAGTAAACTAGAACCCAAATTTAAAGTAACAAACGAATTAAACATGCTAGTAAACTATCTACAAACAGACCAAACACAATCTGAATGGGAAGATTTTGGTTTAGCAAGATTAAATCAAACAAACTCACAACAAGTATTAACAGACATCGCGAAAAAACTTGTAGAAGAGAACGGTACCTTCCGCAAAATTACCGATTATGAACGCTATGCTTTAACGGTTGCTGCTCTTGGCGGTGATCCAACTAATATAGCAAACTATAATTTGATTGAGAAAATTTATAATAATGAACGGATGACAATGCAAGGAACGAATGGCTTGATCTTTGCGCTTATTGCATTAGATAGTAAGAATTACCAAGTGCCAGTTACTGCAAAATGGACAAGAGAACAAATCTTAGCTGAAATTCTAAAAAATCAAAACCCTGACGGAGGATTTACCCTAGTTTATGGTGAAAAGTCAGATGTAGATATAACGGCAATGGCTTTAAGTGCCTTAGCTCATTATAAAGAACAAGAAAATGTGCAAACTGCGATCGATAAAGGAATTGCTTGGCTAAGCAGCGTTCAACAAACAAGCGGCGGTTTTATCGCAGATGGAAAAGAAAACAGTGAAAGTGCATCACAGGTGATCATTGCCTTAGCAGCCCTAGGAACAGATCCACAAGGTGCATCGTTTACAAAAGCGAATGGTGATGTTATTTCTAATTTATTATCTTATCAAAAGAATGATGGTGGATTTTCAAACATCGGCGGACAGTCATCTAATCAAATTGCTTCAGAACAAGCATTGCTTGCTTTAGTAGCGTTTGATCGTTTTGTTAAAAATCAAGCTTCACTTTACCAATTACAGGATGAATCGATAGATGAAAATGAAGAAGTGGATGAGGCAATTGTTAACATACCTTCGTATGTTGATGAGTCTGAGATTTCAGCTTACGCTTTAACCTCTGTTTATCAAGCCTATTCGACTGGTTTAATGAGAGGTGTTGACACTAAAATAGCACGTTTTGCACCGAAACAACCATTAACAAGAGCTCAATTTACAGCGATTTTAATGAAACTGCTAAATGAACAAGCTTATGAAGGAAATGAAACTGTTTTTGAAGATGTTAAGCCTGGTCAGTGGTATTATGGTACTGTTATGAGAGCTAAACAATTAGGAATAGTAGGTGGTGTATCAGAGACATTATTTGATGCTAATGAGCCTGTAACGAGAGAGCAAGTGGCATTGCTTATTACAAGAGCTTATCAATTAAAGCCGCAAGGAGCTAGAAATCGTTTTACAGACATAGATCGATTAAATAATGGTTCACAAGCTGCTATTCTAGCCATAGATCAGTTTGGCATTATGAAAGGGACTGGAGTCCAACTGTTTAGTCCATACAGTCACGTTACAAGGGAAATGGGTGCAGTGATTGCAGTGCGTATGGCAGAAGGCTTATAG
- a CDS encoding SpoVR family protein has protein sequence MAKNDHQSLEYAISEITEIAKGFGLDFYPMRYEICPAEIIYTFGSYGMPTRFSHWSFGKQFHKMKLQYDLGLSKIYELVINSNPCYAFLLNTNSLIQNKLIVAHVLAHCDFFKNNVRFSNTKRDMVESMAATADRISHYEHEYGKLEVEKFLDAVLAIQEHIDPSLLRPKLAWSIEDAFEIDGEEQPAASPYDDLWKLDTQNKKEIKRNKKKKLPPQPEKDILLFIEEYSRELEEWQRDILTMMREEMLYFWPQLETKIMNEGWASYWHARIIREMELTSDEAIEFAKLNAGVVQPSRTSINPYYLGLKIFEDIEERYNNPTEEMKKRGVVPGSGREKMFEVREVESDISFIRNYLTKDLVLREDMYLFQKQGKDYKIINKEWQQVRDQLVNMRVNGGFPYITVNDGDYLKNGELYLKHWYEGIELDIKYLEKVLPYVYQLWGRPVHMETMVESKGVLFSYDGKAMHRKYL, from the coding sequence GTGGCGAAAAATGACCACCAATCATTAGAGTATGCTATTAGTGAGATAACGGAGATTGCTAAGGGATTTGGCTTAGACTTTTATCCGATGCGTTATGAAATTTGTCCTGCTGAGATTATTTATACATTCGGCTCTTATGGAATGCCGACTCGTTTTTCTCACTGGAGTTTTGGGAAACAATTTCATAAAATGAAGCTACAGTATGACCTAGGTCTAAGTAAAATTTATGAACTTGTTATTAATTCTAATCCTTGTTATGCATTTTTATTAAATACAAATAGTTTAATTCAGAACAAATTAATTGTTGCACATGTATTAGCGCATTGTGATTTCTTTAAAAATAATGTTCGTTTTAGTAATACAAAACGTGATATGGTTGAAAGTATGGCAGCAACAGCTGATCGTATTAGCCATTATGAGCATGAGTATGGAAAATTAGAAGTTGAAAAGTTTTTAGATGCTGTTTTAGCGATACAAGAACATATTGATCCTTCTTTGCTTCGACCTAAGCTAGCTTGGAGTATAGAAGATGCATTTGAAATAGATGGTGAGGAACAACCAGCTGCTTCACCATATGACGATCTATGGAAATTGGATACTCAAAATAAAAAAGAAATCAAAAGGAACAAGAAAAAGAAACTACCTCCACAACCAGAAAAAGATATTCTATTGTTTATCGAAGAATATAGCCGAGAGTTAGAAGAGTGGCAACGAGATATTTTAACAATGATGCGAGAAGAAATGCTTTATTTTTGGCCACAGTTGGAAACGAAGATTATGAATGAAGGCTGGGCATCTTATTGGCATGCACGAATAATCAGGGAGATGGAGTTGACCTCTGATGAAGCCATCGAATTTGCAAAATTAAACGCTGGTGTCGTGCAACCTTCAAGAACATCCATTAATCCTTATTATCTTGGACTTAAAATTTTCGAGGATATTGAAGAGCGCTATAACAATCCTACCGAAGAAATGAAAAAACGCGGGGTAGTACCAGGCTCGGGTCGTGAAAAAATGTTTGAAGTACGGGAAGTTGAATCTGATATTTCTTTTATCCGAAATTATTTAACCAAAGATCTTGTATTACGTGAAGATATGTATTTATTCCAGAAACAAGGTAAAGATTATAAAATTATCAATAAAGAATGGCAACAAGTTCGAGATCAATTAGTAAACATGAGAGTAAATGGAGGATTCCCATATATAACCGTTAATGATGGCGATTACTTAAAGAACGGTGAACTTTACTTAAAGCATTGGTATGAAGGAATTGAGTTAGATATAAAATATTTAGAAAAAGTACTTCCATACGTTTATCAATTATGGGGGCGCCCTGTTCATATGGAAACAATGGTTGAAAGCAAAGGAGTTCTATTTTCCTATGACGGTAAAGCCATGCATCGTAAATATTTATAA